acatggacagcCACAGGAAGTCACCACATTCACGCTCTCTCTGGCTTCttcttggtttgttttattttcctcgTGTCGACATGCTCTCAATCTCTGCCCTCGTGAATTTTACATCTCCTCTTTCCAGGGCCGTGTCGTATGAATTGTTAAAGATATGTGTGCTATCAAAAGCAACTTCAGAGTGCAAACTGTGAAATCGccctgtgtacacacacacacacacacacacacacacacacacacacacacacacacacacacacacacacactcgcaggtTATGACTTCATGCGCAGAGCTTGTATATAGAGTGGCGAATGAAAAGTGGTTTCGGGTTTCAGAGCCGAGCAGGTCGCAGGTTCACATCTgaaactctctcacacacacacacacacacacacacacacacacacacacacttcttcttccCTAGACCGATTTGATTCAGTTCTATTGTCATTTACTCGCTCCAGCTGTTAGTAGTTTTGCATTTCCGAGGTGTGAAAGACAACCCCGCTGTCGGTGTATTAACACCCCTCCGTCGTTCAGAGTGACTCCACGCTCGGCTCCAGTGGAAAAGTGAGCGTTTGACAGAGGCTCAGTGTTTCATGTACAGTTCCGTGTCTTCATTCACTGATCCCTCCAGACAGAAATATCAACGTGGTGTGTCATCCAGTCCGAGGCGATCCATGATGTAATCACAGGCCCCAGTGTCAGGGTGTTTCTATGTAGTAAACAGAGCTGAAATACTCGTGTCCCGtcctgttcagtgtgtgtgtgtgtgtgtgtgtgtgtgtgtgtttgactggcAGCCTGGCTGGCTGGTAAAGCTGGCGCAGACAGCTCGGTGACCTCATCCTTGGCACCCGCTAAATGTACTCCCTTTTTTTCGGCGCTGAATGgttgaagggaggagagagagagagagagaaaaaaagtctgcttCTTCTCTTAAAGAAATATTGTGTAACAGGGAACAGATAGCAATATTGCCAggcggtggaggtgggggtgatGTCATGCTCTAAACAtgacctctccctctcctctgctgagcGTAGGAGAAAGGTGAGAGGAGGTTTAATTTAGCTTGTACAGTCTGTTTAGTCAGATGATACACAGGAATGATAAAGTGTGAAGGTATcaggctgcagacagcagcatTTATTGGAACGCGTCTTATCTGCAGTTGTCTTCGCGGTTGTGGACGATTAGGAAAATGGTGATGATGGGCAGAGCGTTGGATTGTGTCTGAGAGCAGCAATCAGTTTAATTTTAACACGTTTGGTTACGTAGATGTATGAGATACTGCAGGAAGCGGCTATTTAAGTTGTCTGACCTGGAGCGGCCTGCAGGGTCCGGAGCTGATTTGCTGTTACTAATTTAGCTGGTAACGAACGCGCTCACGCTCTGTGACAGAGATGGAAGATAGTCATGTTTAATGTAGAGCTCCTTGTATAAACGGTTCAATTTTAATATAtcaatatgtatatgtattttaaaatctgtgttttaagtCAGGACATTTCTCTTAGTTTTCTACAGTAACTTAAAATAAGTTTTATATTACGGTCCTGAATTTTACAACTGATACTTAAAACAGTGAGAAGCCATTTGGTGGAATCAGCCACGTGTTGCATTCAtactgaaaacataaactgcAGCTGCCGTTAGCCAGTGAActcagttagctgtgtagcTACAGGTCCTGTTAGCAGTGGGAGAGACATCAGCACTGGTGTTTCTTCACTTTCAGGTCATaatcttacatttttaaaatggtgTTTTCAAgtagaaaatgttcacattgcTCCTCAtgttcaaactttaaaaaaactcGTAAAAGGACGTGAAGTTGCTTTTTTCTCAGATTAGGCAAAAATCTTGTGAATGAAGATATAACAGCaacattttagcatttaaacATGCAAGACCTCGTTATGTTTCCTTTGTTCAGCACAAATGTTCTGTCATTTTACTCGAGgtatcagtttgttttgtttggttgtttctGGGGAAACTGCAGATGATGCGTCAGAGATAGTGAGACGGGGAGTGAAAGTGACTAAACACAACGTGGATACGACTTTAAAATATTACCTCATCATTTCTACCTGAGTCACGTCAGATGTAGTTTTaatttttgtggttgtttgacAATGaagaaatgacatactgtgtgttttatatgcTGAAGGAGATGTTGAAGAGTAGGTAGCAAATAATCGGAATCTACCAACaaataacagcaataataataatataataatgaaaaaacatgCTTCATTTTAGTGGAACTGTGGACTTTCTTCCCTGCCTAcatatcccagcatgcactcaGCAGCATAACTTACTATgtatcttttatcttttcatcTCTCAGAGGTCCAAACAGACGCTGAGCCACCATCATTTCCAACAGCACCACCCGGGAATGGTCGCCATCAACAACCCCGTGACGTCGATGGGTCACATGATGGAGATGATGTCGCAGCGTCACCAGGCGCCTCCGCTGCAAcaccatcctcatcctcctcaccaCCATCATTCGCAGCTCCCAGCTCCACCCCTCACCTACAACCAACAGCGCTGTCAtgctccacctgcacctccgCAGCATCCGGGTGGCGCCCACAGCCACCAGCTTCACCAGTCAGGGAATGTGAATGTACCGCACGCTCAGGCTCACCAATCACCGCCTCCGCACCTGCACCAGGGCTCTCCACCTGCACCGCCCCTGTCAGTGCCTCCACAGGTGCGACGCTTTATATCGACTGAACAACTCGATAATGTCAAGAGCTACAAGTGGCCtaattattcttattttactttttaaatatgtgtttgttgtttgcagtTATCCCCTGTTGCACAGCAGATGCAGCCCTCCcactcccagcatgcacttCAGGCAGGTGGTAACTGCAGCggtccaggaggaggaggaggaggaggaggcaacaGACGCAGGAGGACGACAGAGCACGACCCCGACGAGCGCAGGCAGAAGTTTCTGGAACGTAACCGGGCTGCAGCCACACGCTGCCGACAGAAAAGGAAACTCTGGGTGTCATCGCTGGAGAAGAAAGCCGAAGAGCTGACGCACACGAACCTGCAGCTACAGGTGAGACGCGCTCCgacaagcacacactcacaaacacacactccacaccTCTCGGGAGGAtactcagtgtttgttttttccagaacGAGGTGACGTCGTTGAGGTCGGAGGTGGGTCAACTGAAGCAGATTCTGCTCACCCACAAGGACTGTCCTGTCACCGCCCGGCAGAGAGAGGCGCAGGGGTACCCCAGTGAGTAAAACCCCTCTACCCTGCACCCTCTCTCTAGAAAACTCACCAGCTTTTCCAGACGCCTGACACCAATCATCTCCATCCACCACTGAGGGTATATTCAGATACCTTGTATGTGCACATAAGGGAATAAACGCCATGGTTACATTCTGTCTCGTTACGACAAAACCACCTCTGGGCACACACAGGGACCTTAAACTGTTTCATTCTAAAGAGCACTTAAAGAGTACAAACTCCCCACCATCTCCACATGTTGGTACATGCACTTTTATTCCTACGGAGAGCCAATCAGGGGAAAGCACTGCACTCTTAACTCTCCACTTAAGAGGAATCAATTTGTCTTTGTCATCTTTCATACTCATTTAATGAACCGGACCTCGATGGTGTTTGAAATACTCGAGTGCACTTCAAATTTCTGGCACTGGCTGTCTTTTCTGCCTTGCATGAAGCTAGCTCGCAAACGAAATGCAGACCATGCCTATCTTGCACTCCGGCAGGCTAAAAGCTAACCTTCAACAATAACTGAACCTGTATGTGACTTAAAAcgattgaggaaaaaaaaaacgcacctTGTGGCTTAAATGGAAGCAGCCATTGTGTTTAAACTAAGTGTTGAGCTTCGGAGATCAAAGATGAATGCAATATTGGCATGTGTGCTATTTTCTattgttgtctttttacttgtatttgttaaaataaaagagATATTTTCCTGTAATCAGAACTGTATTGGGCTTTTCATTCATCTGCACGCTCACAAACCGCACGGACGATCCAATCAGGGATCAGGgtctttgattgacagctgtctCTGTGTCCAGCTGCAGGGGTGAGCCCTGGAGGAAGTCCCTCCCCTGTAGGTCCTGGGTCTCATCTGCAGGCCATCCAACACAACAGCATCTCAACCTCCTCGACAGCCGGAGGCGACACAGGGCACGACCCCCAGCCCGGACGCTAGCCGTgtagaggagggggaggaattATCTTTCTCTGCCGTCACGCCACTAAAGTCTCACTCAGCTGTGGATCTGACGCATTGTAGATGAAACACTGAACTGGATAGGTGACTTTATGAATCCATGTGAGCACTGAGGTATCTttcaatcttttctttttctgggtCGAGAGGAGACCAGAACCACATACTGATACATTTCCATAATAGGTGCAGAAAACGAGCttcgttaaaaaaaaacaaaaaaaaaaactgtgatggtttCATGGCAACTGGATCCTGTGTTTGTTCACAAAGTGTCTAACCATTGCCTGCCACCCACTGACTATGCACATAAACAGTCATAACACATTGTTTCGGTATTCTTGCTCTTATATCTTGCACTAATTTTGACAAACgcctatatatatattatatcagtTTTATATTTCTAACTGGGCGTCTGTGAGTGCACACCTTATGCCTTCTCTTCGACGCAGAAGCAGCTCGTCAGAAACTGTATTTTTCTATGAATAATTAATActaagaagataaaaaaaactgttgttcaAATCAAACTCATGTCTCGTCTCTGAAAGCCATTTGAAACGTGATTGTACAGTATTTCCTTCCAGGCACTTTTTTCTAACTTGCCCTCagacagtatatatatatatatatatatatatatatatatatataaaaaactgCACCTCTTGTCTCAGTGggttaataaaacaaaagattatTCTGGTAAGTCCTTGTGTCTCTTAATTGCTGTTTGTAAGCCTCTGGCTGTGACCAGTAAGAtgatcagtgtgtttctgtgctacAGTTTGGTCTAGTCTGCCATCTAGTGACTGGTTTGATGAGTGGATGTTGGTCAGCAGAGCAGATGTTAATATTTGGcttctttgaaataaaacagtatttgcAGAAATCCTTAACATGATACATGAAGaaacatttatctgtgtgttgtttattactacataatttaatataattaaatatttaaccatCAGTAAACGCAAGTTACCCAAATTTAAGGACTTTGACAGATTCTTCAGTGCAGAATTATTGCTTTATGTTAAAATCTCGACCGGTGACGTGAAAATAGTTCACGtgcatgaaagtgtgtgtgtgtcagtgtgtgtgcgtgtctatGATTTTGGACTGCGTGTGGGCGGATCTCCACCCTGTCTGCTCAGACAAAGGAACTGCTTAACCATTGCCAGACCTCATCTTGACacgaatgcacacacacttctctaacatactgttttttttattgtcctcCTCACCCTCACACATTGTTTAGATCTCCCTTTAACACACGTCATACCACGAGTGCAAGAGAAATATCACGTCGACCCCTTTTTAATATGAAGTATCCTGAAACATGATAATGCTGCTGCCCATCCTGACCCGTCTCGTCTGCTCAGCTGAGGCGTGTggggaaatatatatatatataaaaaccaTAAAATAGATCATCCAGAAGACGAATCACTCACATTGTTGGGGATTTTACTTCTTCATGTTACACAAAATCatatataaaagtataaaacTTGATAAATGTGATACAAAaacaagtgtcttttttttctcctcctgccagCCAGCAGCCATCATcactacacactgtacaaatATGAGACAATATGATGTCTGTGAACTCAATATTAGCACCATAGTTGAAATCAGTGATCAATCATTCATGCGTACGCACTTGAACAATCGCAAACAAATTGAGAAAACACGAGCGCAGGTGCAAGGAAATgaactgagagaggaaaaaggcgcaaagcaggaagaggaagtcagaGGGATTGGACTTCCTCTGGTGTCTGAGAAGGCACTGATGAGCTCAGCTGTTCTTTCGTCGCAGTTAAAGGTTTTTCTTGTGGTCAAACGAAAAGAGGAAACGCAACGTGGTGGTGGGATTGTGTGCTTGGTTTGCTcacagccgcacacacacacacacacacgttttcaAAGGTAGGGAAGACGGTTCTGGAGGAAGATCGCTGATTGTCAAGTCAAATACCGACCCAAAGAgtctgagaatgagactcaacgaTCAACTATCTCTCTGCACGTCTCCCCTCCTTTAAGAGAAGGGACAGCCTGTTGTACAGTTTCAAGTTTTTAAGGCTCTAGTCCGAGAATCTCTGCATGTCACTGTCTCTGCGAACACTGTTGCTGTCCAGAAAGCGCTCACAAGGGAACTCGATGAGGTCGCCCTCCTCCAGGGGCGAGAGCCGCGCCGGACGGCTGCTTTGGTAGCTGGTGAAGTCAGCAGACACCGAAGCCGTTGTCATGGTTGGACGAAACGGTCGCCTGGTGGAGTACATGTGCCTCACGTGCACCGccgacttcctcctctgcaacCTCCTCTTCAGGCTCCGGCCCAGCCAGACGCTGCCgatgaccagcagcagcacggcGTTCCCAGCCAGCGTCGCCACCGTCACCAGCTGGAGGTTGGAGGTCAGCACACCTCCTCGGTTGAGCCCCTCAGGGAGGGTGACCAGCCCTGCGCAGTGGTCACGCGGTGCGACCTGACACACCGATCCTCCGACTACTCCCTCCACACAAACCATGTAGGTCACGTCTGAGCTGAGCTCTCTGAGGGTGACGGAGCGAGCTGTGCCACGAGTGTACACGTAGCGGGGGAAACGATCCTGGGTGCCAAACCGGTCGAACAGAATCCGGTAGTGGACTTCGTCGAGGCCTGGGCCAGGTCCTGGTGTGTGGCTGTGATGATCCCGGGTGGTCCAGTAGACGGTGACAGTGCTTGATGTCACATGATCCACTGACACATTAGTGATGAAATGGCGGTTGAACACACAAGGATCTGTGATCACAGGTAGAGCCTCCTCCTGATCTGACCTCAGCAGATCAAATCTTGCTCCGGACTGGACCGGAGAGGtggagctggtgctggtggtgtagGTGGGCCCGGTGTTTGGatctgtggtgtttttctcCAGGATTCCAGCGCGACTTGGTGAGGAAGTGGATGGTGGATCAGCTCTGGAAGTGACATTTGACCTCTGTCTTCCTTTGGCACGTCTCCTGGTTGTGTCTGCAGCGGGTCGCGACCTCGGGCTGACAGACTCTTTCTTcggtttctttctttccagtgCTGCCACCTCTacacctcctctgtctccctggattctcacctcctcctgtccctctcttttcattttctctccctctttcctcatTATCACCCCATCCCCGTCTCCCTTTAAcagctctgtctcctccacctGGCCCTCTTCACCTCTGTGCTCACCTCCTGTCTCTCCCCCCTTTACCTTTACCAACATCCCCCCTCCGCGGCTCTCCTCAGGCCCGGCTTGGCTCCTACACAAGTGGGTCAAGTTCCCGAGGGGCTGCAGCTGGGAAGCATTCACATAGTCCAGATATTTCCCTCTCAGGGTTGCTGGGTGATGACATTGCACAAAAACAGTCAACAACTTGCCCTGAGAGTGCGCAGCAGTCATCCatctcttcagctcctccaggcgACAGTCGCACGTCCagttgttgccatggagatCCAGGTCGTAAAGCGCGTTGTTGAGTCCAAAAATGTCTCCTGACAGGCTGGTGAGCATGTTGTTCTTCAGCTTCAGCACCTTGAGATGCTTGAGCTGCGAAAAAGCTGAAGGGTCCACTTGTGAAATCCGGTTGCGACTGAAGTCCAGCTCCTCGACGCGCTCCAGGGAGTCGAGGAGACCGGCGGGGATTTCCTCCAGCTCGTTGCCGTCAATCAGAAGCTCCCTGAGGCTCGACAGCCCCCTCAGAGCCCCGCTGTCCAGGCGAGAGATCCTGTTGTTGCTGAGGGACAGCGTGGAAAGCTTTTTCAGATTTTGGAAGACGTGGTTCCCGACGTGCTGGATCTGGTTCTCGGACAGCAGCAGGGTTGTGAGGGCTCTGAGCTGGGAGAACGTGAGGGCGCTGCGCACGGCCGCCTGCTTGTTGTGCGCCAGGTTCAGAAAGCGCAGGCTGGTGAGTTTGGAGAACGCGTTTCTGTGgatgtgctgcagctggttgTACTCCAGGTGGAGATAATGGAGGCTGGTCAGGCTTTTAAAGACGGAGTCCTGCAGAACTTCTAGCGAGTTTCCGTCCAGACGCAGCTTCACCAGATGATCCAGATTGGCGAACAGCTCCGGGGTGATTTTCTTCATCTCATTGTTGTTCCCATAGAGGATCGTTAACTTCTTCAGGGGTTGAAGCGTCCCGGCGGGTATGTGTGATAACAGATTATGCCCCAGGTACAGCTCCTCAAGCTTGGAGAGCTTCTCGAACGCTTTAGGCTGAATGGTTTGGATTTGATTGTATTGTAGATTCAGCCTCACCAGGTTACTGTACCGCGTGAAGTCGAAGGCAGAGATGTTTCCGATGAAGTTCCCCCCGAGGCTGAAGACGAGCGCCTCCTCGGAGACGCGCGCAGCGGGTTTGGGCACAGCGCGCAGCCCGCGGTTGGTGCACAGGAGGTGCTGCGGATGCTGACAGTCACAGCCGTCAGGACAAAAGCTTGTCACttgtgcagaggaagaggacgaggagggggaggaggaggaggtgaatcCATGGAGCGCCAGGAGGAAAAAGCAGATCCCCGCCGGGAAATTGCCGCTATCCATTCCGGCAGCGCTGGTTGGCACATTCGCTTTGCGTGGCTCAGGCGCAGTcgcccttctcctctctcatgcTGGAGATCGACTCGCCCAAAATCCACTTGTTGCTCTGAAAAGCGCCGCACACATCAGGCACACGCGGCTCCATCACCCCGCAGCATCATCCGCACACACGGCGACCTAATCTGCGCAGCGCGCTCTGGTGCTGTCTGAGGAAACGCTCACCTCCCCAGTAAACCCTCCATCCCCCCGAGTGGTCATCTGCTGCGAATTACagactgctcacacacacacacacacacacatacacacacacacacacacactgaaatagtCCCTCCCACGCAACTCTGCGACCCTGCCAAAAACAGATGTGCACAAGCCCTGACGCACGAGTCCCAGAAGTTTGCGCGTGCACGCAGgtaatcaaacacacatacacacacacacacacacactacagtgagagagaggggagggagggagagagaggttgaGAAACCCTTTGACCGAGTTTTCTGCGCGCCCCCGCAGCCACCGGGGGTCTGAGATCTGGATCGGATCCCTGGTATGGacaaagcagacaggaagatCTCCTTCCCACGGAAACCCAAGAGAAGCCCGATGGTTTGGATTCCCTCGCAGCGGGGAGCACACAGAGCCGTGCAGAGCCACCCATAACACGAGCTCAGCTAAATGTCTGAATTCACGTCGTCGCTGGTGACATCAGACCTGAgatctgcagacacaaagtCACTCCGACCTGCAATCAGAGCAGTCTGcaccctctctgtctgactgtacAGTAGGATCACCATCATCACGCAGCATAAACTGCACTTCACCAGTCTCTCATTAACGCTGCTGCTGCACGGGGCCACGAGCAGCACAGATGGTTCACATTTGCAGATGAGGAATTCGGGTCGTGAAGTGTGCGCAGAGACcgacgaggagagagagaggtgccaAATCTGAGTTAAAGATCTCCAACATGAAAGCGGGAGAATAAATGCAGGGCTGGATGGAGCATGTTGCACAGAGCTGTGCAGCACAGAGGGATGTTATCTGTAGTCTGGACTGAGAAGAAACACATGCCAAGACATCTGCACATGTATGGCACATGAGGCAGAGTGATTGCTGACATACATACTGTCTGATCTACAGATCAACAGATCTATAGATCTATAGATCTGTAGATCAGTAGATCAGTAGATCAGACGGGGCTGTTAGATGAGCTCCAGCAGTCACAAACTACAAACAATCTGGGCCATAACAGGacagacattattttttatttctatttcatcTTTGCCCCTTTTAACATCAGGTGCCAGTTACTCATAAGTATTGATTATTGCTGTTTATTGATGATGTTAATGCTAATTGAGAAGTTACCTGCTCTACTACACTCTGTTTCCCAGAGAACATGCAGTATTTTAGATGTTTGACCTGCACAAGCGGATTATTTTTTGCACAAACTGAGTGTAATTCTCAGCATTGAATGTGGctttttgtattatattttgCTATAATGTGTATCACATGCACACTGTCCACATTAGTTTGTATGAAGTAGTTTGAACTTCTTTTTCTAACCAAACCAGATTTCTCTCACGCGTCTTCCTGCTGAAGCTTCTgtgacagtattttgttttgtttttttcaaacaacagaATTGCTGTTAAACTTTGCCTTCATAGCTACCAGGCTACTTGTAGAGGCTCAGCTAGATGTTGTATTTACATATTAATTCATCAGTCTACTTTTACAAAACtatttaaactgtttatttattaagcCTATGCTATGTTGAGCTAGCCTAACAGGCCATTACTTTCAGCtagaaaattatttaaaatgtttatctgTCAGCTACTTTTaacttaaaactgtttttttttagctagctagcattaacTATTTCAGCTAGACTATTTATCCACTACATTTAGCTTttagctgtttatttttattttagataacTACTTCAACTAGTATATTTATCCATTAGGCCAGGACTAGCCTACTTTAGGTATAGCCCAACTATTCAGTGCTTTAAGCTAACTATTCTaactgtgtttgtattcattttagTGAGCTAACTATGTCAGCAGTTTTTCTGTCACTATAAGCTGACAACAGTCTTGTAACTTCTCTGCAACTTAactttttcacacatgcttAATTGTAACACATACATGATGTAAATGTCTATGAATAGAGACTCGTCAACCATGGGAAACATAAGCAGTTAACtgactcatgcacacacacacacacacacacacacacacacacacacacacacacacacactcatggagCCTATACACGACGTGCAACCTCCCCTGAGAAGCCAGTGATGCAATGGTTTCCAGAGCCGAGCTGATGGATGACTCGTACAGCTCCTTGCATTACCAGCACAGACCAAAAGCCTCACACGCGCTCCTCGATCGGCCTCGTTCTCATGCATATCTGTTGCTAGACATCACAGTCAGACATtagagctgtgtgtgagtgagtgagtgtctgtgtatgaaagacagagagaaatacaaCCCTTGGGGAAGCCCCCTCTCTCTGGGAGGTCATTTCCTGCCGGGCCATTGCTCCGTAGTATTCCTGCATCTCGttctcccccctctgtctgtctgtctctcgcaggaacacacacattgagaAAACACTCTGAGATCTGGCCTCAGACGCAGAGCGACCAGTCCAGTTGTTTTATGGCAGTCGCCTGGTCTGTGTCAGAGCGGAAAGGAATACTGATTTAACACCAGAAGTAAACTGACTCTAACTTTATCGTAACGTTTGGAGGAAGATGTGGGTGAATGACTCATTTCCAAGAGTGTAAATGAGATGGACGGATGGAATGAGATGTGGAAAGATAAAACGACTGGAGAGCAGAAGGGAAGCGAGCTAGACTAATGCAGACGGAGACTgttgtgaggggaaaaaagtgtgCTGGAGTTGACCCAGATTCACAGAGAAGTTGGCACAATAGGCGGCATTGAGGACCCCGTACAGAGCTGTCCGCCACTGTGCCTGCACACAATACAGGCAGCAGAATGGTTTCACCGGTCCATCCTTTCatcacctctccctccttctcagCGGGCCTCTCGCTTTCCAATCAACCGGCCATGTGACATTTCAGCctctcagcagagagaaagagagtgtgtgtgtgtgtgtgtgtgtgtgtgtgtgtgtgggacagaAACCTGATTCCActgttggagagagagagagagagagagtggctTGTATATTAGTCTGCACCTGAGCACGCCTGTTTCATAAGACCGgcaaatggtgtgtgtgtgtgtgcagatgcaCGTCTGCATGAAACAGAGAGTATCCAGGTCGGTGCAGgtacgtctgtgtgtgcgtgtgtatgtaaACGAGCCGACGCTGCAGCGTATGTAGGTCGATGAGGAGTGTTACGTTTCTCCTGCACGAGCTCCAGAAGTTGAAGCGGCATTTTTCAGTGaatgagagtgagagacagagagggagggttGGACAAGCCACTGTAAGAATCATTAATCACCATGGTTTAGATTCATCAATCATCTGTATCCTCAGCATAGTTGGAAagcatttaatacatttactcaagaaaCCACTTTATGATGATTAAGTGTCCTTTGCTTGTTTGTTATGGACCCGTAGGTGTTCAAACCTTCCGAGTAAGTGGACCTCGAGCGAAGACTGCAGTTTCCAACGTCAAGAACTGAACTGTTTAAATCAGAGAATAAGAAGTCTTAAAGTGCTCAGCATACAGTTTGTGCACCTACAATCCAATGATGACAAGTGAGAAATGATATCATGATCCAGTCAAACGCTCCAGAACAAGTCATTATATTgtaagttcatccaaaaatgtaaaattctcATCTGGTGTGAGTCTCCAGGAGCTCCAAGATCCCATGTTGATATGAAATGATTATGTTTGAAACTTTTTGTAGCCAAAATCTTCACGTTAGTGTCAGGACGCTTtacctttcaaaacaaatccaCAGCTGATTAGAAtaatgctgcaacgctgttttactgtgaagctcctgaagtGAGACTTCACTCAACTTTGAGTGGAAATGGGAATTTGTATATGAACTAGCTTGTAGCAGTTCAAACACATATGAATGCTGGTTGGATTGGtgcattaataattaaaatcacAGTCTGTAATTTGTGTCACCAGCAGGTCTCTCAATCGCAGCAGTGAAAATAGGGGTAGTCAGACCGAGGGAGCGTTCACTGTTACACAACCAGctacccacagacacacaacaacattcCTCTGGTGTTCTGAGTTAACAGTCCAGACCtttagctgcactgctaactgagctaacagttagcagcagttagcagtcactCTGGTCGACAGGCTGCCTTTTCTTACAAACTGCACTTTGAAATATTCTGGGGTATTCTTCTATGAAA
This window of the Acanthopagrus latus isolate v.2019 chromosome 3, fAcaLat1.1, whole genome shotgun sequence genome carries:
- the tril gene encoding TLR4 interactor with leucine rich repeats; this encodes MDSGNFPAGICFFLLALHGFTSSSSPSSSSSSAQVTSFCPDGCDCQHPQHLLCTNRGLRAVPKPAARVSEEALVFSLGGNFIGNISAFDFTRYSNLVRLNLQYNQIQTIQPKAFEKLSKLEELYLGHNLLSHIPAGTLQPLKKLTILYGNNNEMKKITPELFANLDHLVKLRLDGNSLEVLQDSVFKSLTSLHYLHLEYNQLQHIHRNAFSKLTSLRFLNLAHNKQAAVRSALTFSQLRALTTLLLSENQIQHVGNHVFQNLKKLSTLSLSNNRISRLDSGALRGLSSLRELLIDGNELEEIPAGLLDSLERVEELDFSRNRISQVDPSAFSQLKHLKVLKLKNNMLTSLSGDIFGLNNALYDLDLHGNNWTCDCRLEELKRWMTAAHSQGKLLTVFVQCHHPATLRGKYLDYVNASQLQPLGNLTHLCRSQAGPEESRGGGMLVKVKGGETGGEHRGEEGQVEETELLKGDGDGVIMRKEGEKMKREGQEEVRIQGDRGGVEVAALERKKPKKESVSPRSRPAADTTRRRAKGRQRSNVTSRADPPSTSSPSRAGILEKNTTDPNTGPTYTTSTSSTSPVQSGARFDLLRSDQEEALPVITDPCVFNRHFITNVSVDHVTSSTVTVYWTTRDHHSHTPGPGPGLDEVHYRILFDRFGTQDRFPRYVYTRGTARSVTLRELSSDVTYMVCVEGVVGGSVCQVAPRDHCAGLVTLPEGLNRGGVLTSNLQLVTVATLAGNAVLLLVIGSVWLGRSLKRRLQRRKSAVHVRHMYSTRRPFRPTMTTASVSADFTSYQSSRPARLSPLEEGDLIEFPCERFLDSNSVRRDSDMQRFSD